The following proteins are co-located in the Larimichthys crocea isolate SSNF chromosome XXIV, L_crocea_2.0, whole genome shotgun sequence genome:
- the LOC109137147 gene encoding matrilin-3 isoform X4 — MTSSVWALLCFIGILASGALGAREFGSDNRKIHSIRPSIPRLSPQVPPRVYERFEDIKSIEQTSDEAPSAETFQEVQLGGYTPRGFQQQGARPGANNYLTQERRRGDSGAGGTNSRFDRYQPSHQQPPANSQPLSQLQHKAAPLASWQSARNPSGSSASIRTVAATRSNCRNRPIDLVFIIDSSRSVRPAEFEKAKEFLQDMVDSLEIGSDSTRVGLVNYASTVQIEFLLKTYFDKSALKQALARVEPLASGTMTGMAIKTAMEKAFTSEAGARASSSNIAKVAIIVTDGRPQDKVEDVSAAARTSGIEIYAVGVDRADMTSLRLMASQPLDDHVFYVETYGVIEKLTSKFRETLCGLDACAQGHNCQHICVNNGNSYNCKCRAGYVLNPDKKTCSRSDVCALGHDCQHICVNTDDSYICKCRTGYVLNADQKTCSRLGLDACAQGHDCQHICTNNRNSYICKCRVGYVLNMDQKTCSRSDACAQGHDCQHICINNGDSYNCKCRVGYVLNADQKTCSLIEKS, encoded by the exons ATGACTTCATCAGTGTGGGCATTGCTCTGTTTCATTGGCATCCTGGCATCGGGAGCTCTGGGAGCACGGGAATTTGGCTCAGACAACCGGAAGATTCACTCAATTAGACCTTCGATACCACGACTGTCCCCGCAAGTCCCCCCGAGGGTCTATGAGCGCTTTGAAGATATCAAATCTATTGAACAAACCTCTGACGAAGCACCGAGTGCTGAAACCTTTCAAGAGGTCCAGCTGGGTGGTTACACACCCCGAGGCTTCCAGCAGCAGGGTGCCAGACCCGGTGCCAACAACTACCTGACGcaggagagacggagaggagacAGTGGAG CTGGTGGCACTAATTCCAGGTTTGATCGCTATCAGCCCTCCCACCAGCAGCCGCCAGCGAACAGCCAGCCGCTCTCACAGCTGCAACACAAAGCTGCACCACTTGCATCTTGGCAGTCTGCTCGAAACCCGAGTGGCTCTTCTGCATCCATCAGAACTGTTGCAG caacaAGGTCTAATTGCAGAAACCGTCCTATAGACTTGGTGTTCATCATAGACAGCTCCCGCAGTGTACGCCCTGCTGAGTTTGAGAAGGCCAAGGAGTTCCTGCAAGACATGGTGGACAGCTTAGAGATTGGCTCAGACTCCACACGAGTTGGCCTCGTCAATTATGCTAGCACAGTGCAGATTGAGTTTCTACTGAAGACGTATTTTGACAAGTCTGCCCTGAAGCAGGCTCTGGCTCGTGTTGAGCCCCTCGCTTCAGGCACCATGACCGGCATGGCCATCAAGACTGCCATGGAGAAAGCTTTCACCTCAGAGGCAGGAGCCAGAGCTAGCTCCTCGAACATTGCCAAAGTAGCCATCATAGTGACGGACGGAAGGCCCCAGGATAAGGTAGAGGATGTATCGGCAGCAGCTCGGACATCTGGGATCGAGATCTACGCAGTGGGAGTAGACAGAGCTGATATGACGTCCCTCCGCCTCATGGCCAGCCAGCCACTTGATGACCATGTTTTCTATGTGGAGACCTATGGTGTCATAGAGAAGCTCACTTCCAAATTTAGGGAAACCTTGTGTG GTTTGGATGCATGTGCTCAGGGACACAATTGTCAGCACATTTGTGTCAACAATGGCAACTCATACAACTGCAAGTGTCGTGCAGGCTATGTCTTGAACCCGGACAAGAAAACATGCTCAC GATCAGATGTATGCGCCCTTGGACATGATTGCCAGCACATTTGTGTCAACACTGATGACTCATATATCTGCAAGTGTCGTACGGGATATGTATTGAATGCAGACCAGAAAACATGCTCAC gtttagGTTTGGATGCATGTGCCCAAGGGCATGACTGCCAGCACATTTGTACCAACAATAGAAACTCTTACATCTGCAAGTGTCGAGTCGGATACGTGTTGAACATGGATCAGAAAACATGCTCAC GCTCAGATGCATGTGCTCAGGGACATGACTGCCAGCATATTTGTATCAACAATGGGGACTCATACAACTGCAAGTGTCGAGTGGGATATGTGTTGAATGCAGACCAGAAAACATGCTCAC TTATCGAGAAGTCTTGA
- the LOC109137147 gene encoding matrilin-3 isoform X3 yields the protein MTSSVWALLCFIGILASGALGAREFGSDNRKIHSIRPSIPRLSPQVPPRVYERFEDIKSIEQTSDEAPSAETFQEVQLGGYTPRGFQQQGARPGANNYLTQERRRGDSGAGGTNSRFDRYQPSHQQPPANSQPLSQLQHKAAPLASWQSARNPSGSSASIRTVAATRSNCRNRPIDLVFIIDSSRSVRPAEFEKAKEFLQDMVDSLEIGSDSTRVGLVNYASTVQIEFLLKTYFDKSALKQALARVEPLASGTMTGMAIKTAMEKAFTSEAGARASSSNIAKVAIIVTDGRPQDKVEDVSAAARTSGIEIYAVGVDRADMTSLRLMASQPLDDHVFYVETYGVIEKLTSKFRETLCGLDACAQGHNCQHICVNNGNSYNCKCRAGYVLNPDKKTCSRLGLDACAQGHDCQHICTNNRNSYICKCRVGYVLNMDQKTCSRSDACAQGHDCQHICINNGDSYNCKCRVGYVLNADQKTCSQEMRGEITQDACMCEAQIVFQKKVQSTIQELSRKLIELSNKVDLIEDQQQY from the exons ATGACTTCATCAGTGTGGGCATTGCTCTGTTTCATTGGCATCCTGGCATCGGGAGCTCTGGGAGCACGGGAATTTGGCTCAGACAACCGGAAGATTCACTCAATTAGACCTTCGATACCACGACTGTCCCCGCAAGTCCCCCCGAGGGTCTATGAGCGCTTTGAAGATATCAAATCTATTGAACAAACCTCTGACGAAGCACCGAGTGCTGAAACCTTTCAAGAGGTCCAGCTGGGTGGTTACACACCCCGAGGCTTCCAGCAGCAGGGTGCCAGACCCGGTGCCAACAACTACCTGACGcaggagagacggagaggagacAGTGGAG CTGGTGGCACTAATTCCAGGTTTGATCGCTATCAGCCCTCCCACCAGCAGCCGCCAGCGAACAGCCAGCCGCTCTCACAGCTGCAACACAAAGCTGCACCACTTGCATCTTGGCAGTCTGCTCGAAACCCGAGTGGCTCTTCTGCATCCATCAGAACTGTTGCAG caacaAGGTCTAATTGCAGAAACCGTCCTATAGACTTGGTGTTCATCATAGACAGCTCCCGCAGTGTACGCCCTGCTGAGTTTGAGAAGGCCAAGGAGTTCCTGCAAGACATGGTGGACAGCTTAGAGATTGGCTCAGACTCCACACGAGTTGGCCTCGTCAATTATGCTAGCACAGTGCAGATTGAGTTTCTACTGAAGACGTATTTTGACAAGTCTGCCCTGAAGCAGGCTCTGGCTCGTGTTGAGCCCCTCGCTTCAGGCACCATGACCGGCATGGCCATCAAGACTGCCATGGAGAAAGCTTTCACCTCAGAGGCAGGAGCCAGAGCTAGCTCCTCGAACATTGCCAAAGTAGCCATCATAGTGACGGACGGAAGGCCCCAGGATAAGGTAGAGGATGTATCGGCAGCAGCTCGGACATCTGGGATCGAGATCTACGCAGTGGGAGTAGACAGAGCTGATATGACGTCCCTCCGCCTCATGGCCAGCCAGCCACTTGATGACCATGTTTTCTATGTGGAGACCTATGGTGTCATAGAGAAGCTCACTTCCAAATTTAGGGAAACCTTGTGTG GTTTGGATGCATGTGCTCAGGGACACAATTGTCAGCACATTTGTGTCAACAATGGCAACTCATACAACTGCAAGTGTCGTGCAGGCTATGTCTTGAACCCGGACAAGAAAACATGCTCAC gtttagGTTTGGATGCATGTGCCCAAGGGCATGACTGCCAGCACATTTGTACCAACAATAGAAACTCTTACATCTGCAAGTGTCGAGTCGGATACGTGTTGAACATGGATCAGAAAACATGCTCAC GCTCAGATGCATGTGCTCAGGGACATGACTGCCAGCATATTTGTATCAACAATGGGGACTCATACAACTGCAAGTGTCGAGTGGGATATGTGTTGAATGCAGACCAGAAAACATGCTCAC AGGAAATGAGGGGTGAAATAACTCAAGATGCCTGCATGTGTGAAGCTCAGATTGTGTTCCAGAAAAAAGTACAGTCAACCATTCAGGAGCTGAGCAGAAAGC TTATTGAACTTTCAAACAAAGTGGACCTAATTGAGGACCAACAGCAGTATTAA
- the LOC109137147 gene encoding matrilin-3 isoform X2 yields the protein MTSSVWALLCFIGILASGALGAREFGSDNRKIHSIRPSIPRLSPQVPPRVYERFEDIKSIEQTSDEAPSAETFQEVQLGGYTPRGFQQQGARPGANNYLTQERRRGDSGAGGTNSRFDRYQPSHQQPPANSQPLSQLQHKAAPLASWQSARNPSGSSASIRTVAATRSNCRNRPIDLVFIIDSSRSVRPAEFEKAKEFLQDMVDSLEIGSDSTRVGLVNYASTVQIEFLLKTYFDKSALKQALARVEPLASGTMTGMAIKTAMEKAFTSEAGARASSSNIAKVAIIVTDGRPQDKVEDVSAAARTSGIEIYAVGVDRADMTSLRLMASQPLDDHVFYVETYGVIEKLTSKFRETLCGLDACAQGHNCQHICVNNGNSYNCKCRAGYVLNPDKKTCSRSDACAQGHDCQHICVNNGNSYTCKCRVGYLLNADQKTCSRLGLDACAQGHDCQHICTNNRNSYICKCRVGYVLNMDQKTCSRSDACAQGHDCQHICINNGDSYNCKCRVGYVLNADQKTCSQEMRGEITQDACMCEAQIVFQKKVQSTIQELSRKLIELSNKVDLIEDQQQY from the exons ATGACTTCATCAGTGTGGGCATTGCTCTGTTTCATTGGCATCCTGGCATCGGGAGCTCTGGGAGCACGGGAATTTGGCTCAGACAACCGGAAGATTCACTCAATTAGACCTTCGATACCACGACTGTCCCCGCAAGTCCCCCCGAGGGTCTATGAGCGCTTTGAAGATATCAAATCTATTGAACAAACCTCTGACGAAGCACCGAGTGCTGAAACCTTTCAAGAGGTCCAGCTGGGTGGTTACACACCCCGAGGCTTCCAGCAGCAGGGTGCCAGACCCGGTGCCAACAACTACCTGACGcaggagagacggagaggagacAGTGGAG CTGGTGGCACTAATTCCAGGTTTGATCGCTATCAGCCCTCCCACCAGCAGCCGCCAGCGAACAGCCAGCCGCTCTCACAGCTGCAACACAAAGCTGCACCACTTGCATCTTGGCAGTCTGCTCGAAACCCGAGTGGCTCTTCTGCATCCATCAGAACTGTTGCAG caacaAGGTCTAATTGCAGAAACCGTCCTATAGACTTGGTGTTCATCATAGACAGCTCCCGCAGTGTACGCCCTGCTGAGTTTGAGAAGGCCAAGGAGTTCCTGCAAGACATGGTGGACAGCTTAGAGATTGGCTCAGACTCCACACGAGTTGGCCTCGTCAATTATGCTAGCACAGTGCAGATTGAGTTTCTACTGAAGACGTATTTTGACAAGTCTGCCCTGAAGCAGGCTCTGGCTCGTGTTGAGCCCCTCGCTTCAGGCACCATGACCGGCATGGCCATCAAGACTGCCATGGAGAAAGCTTTCACCTCAGAGGCAGGAGCCAGAGCTAGCTCCTCGAACATTGCCAAAGTAGCCATCATAGTGACGGACGGAAGGCCCCAGGATAAGGTAGAGGATGTATCGGCAGCAGCTCGGACATCTGGGATCGAGATCTACGCAGTGGGAGTAGACAGAGCTGATATGACGTCCCTCCGCCTCATGGCCAGCCAGCCACTTGATGACCATGTTTTCTATGTGGAGACCTATGGTGTCATAGAGAAGCTCACTTCCAAATTTAGGGAAACCTTGTGTG GTTTGGATGCATGTGCTCAGGGACACAATTGTCAGCACATTTGTGTCAACAATGGCAACTCATACAACTGCAAGTGTCGTGCAGGCTATGTCTTGAACCCGGACAAGAAAACATGCTCAC GTTCGGATGCCTGTGCCCAGGGACATGACTGCCAGCACATTTGTGTCAACAATGGTAACTCATACACCTGCAAGTGTCGCGTGGGATATTTGTTGAATGCAGACCAGAAAACATGCTCAC gtttagGTTTGGATGCATGTGCCCAAGGGCATGACTGCCAGCACATTTGTACCAACAATAGAAACTCTTACATCTGCAAGTGTCGAGTCGGATACGTGTTGAACATGGATCAGAAAACATGCTCAC GCTCAGATGCATGTGCTCAGGGACATGACTGCCAGCATATTTGTATCAACAATGGGGACTCATACAACTGCAAGTGTCGAGTGGGATATGTGTTGAATGCAGACCAGAAAACATGCTCAC AGGAAATGAGGGGTGAAATAACTCAAGATGCCTGCATGTGTGAAGCTCAGATTGTGTTCCAGAAAAAAGTACAGTCAACCATTCAGGAGCTGAGCAGAAAGC TTATTGAACTTTCAAACAAAGTGGACCTAATTGAGGACCAACAGCAGTATTAA
- the LOC109137147 gene encoding matrilin-3 isoform X1, producing MTSSVWALLCFIGILASGALGAREFGSDNRKIHSIRPSIPRLSPQVPPRVYERFEDIKSIEQTSDEAPSAETFQEVQLGGYTPRGFQQQGARPGANNYLTQERRRGDSGAGGTNSRFDRYQPSHQQPPANSQPLSQLQHKAAPLASWQSARNPSGSSASIRTVAATRSNCRNRPIDLVFIIDSSRSVRPAEFEKAKEFLQDMVDSLEIGSDSTRVGLVNYASTVQIEFLLKTYFDKSALKQALARVEPLASGTMTGMAIKTAMEKAFTSEAGARASSSNIAKVAIIVTDGRPQDKVEDVSAAARTSGIEIYAVGVDRADMTSLRLMASQPLDDHVFYVETYGVIEKLTSKFRETLCGLDACAQGHNCQHICVNNGNSYNCKCRAGYVLNPDKKTCSRSDVCALGHDCQHICVNTDDSYICKCRTGYVLNADQKTCSRLGLDACAQGHDCQHICTNNRNSYICKCRVGYVLNMDQKTCSRSDACAQGHDCQHICINNGDSYNCKCRVGYVLNADQKTCSQEMRGEITQDACMCEAQIVFQKKVQSTIQELSRKLIELSNKVDLIEDQQQY from the exons ATGACTTCATCAGTGTGGGCATTGCTCTGTTTCATTGGCATCCTGGCATCGGGAGCTCTGGGAGCACGGGAATTTGGCTCAGACAACCGGAAGATTCACTCAATTAGACCTTCGATACCACGACTGTCCCCGCAAGTCCCCCCGAGGGTCTATGAGCGCTTTGAAGATATCAAATCTATTGAACAAACCTCTGACGAAGCACCGAGTGCTGAAACCTTTCAAGAGGTCCAGCTGGGTGGTTACACACCCCGAGGCTTCCAGCAGCAGGGTGCCAGACCCGGTGCCAACAACTACCTGACGcaggagagacggagaggagacAGTGGAG CTGGTGGCACTAATTCCAGGTTTGATCGCTATCAGCCCTCCCACCAGCAGCCGCCAGCGAACAGCCAGCCGCTCTCACAGCTGCAACACAAAGCTGCACCACTTGCATCTTGGCAGTCTGCTCGAAACCCGAGTGGCTCTTCTGCATCCATCAGAACTGTTGCAG caacaAGGTCTAATTGCAGAAACCGTCCTATAGACTTGGTGTTCATCATAGACAGCTCCCGCAGTGTACGCCCTGCTGAGTTTGAGAAGGCCAAGGAGTTCCTGCAAGACATGGTGGACAGCTTAGAGATTGGCTCAGACTCCACACGAGTTGGCCTCGTCAATTATGCTAGCACAGTGCAGATTGAGTTTCTACTGAAGACGTATTTTGACAAGTCTGCCCTGAAGCAGGCTCTGGCTCGTGTTGAGCCCCTCGCTTCAGGCACCATGACCGGCATGGCCATCAAGACTGCCATGGAGAAAGCTTTCACCTCAGAGGCAGGAGCCAGAGCTAGCTCCTCGAACATTGCCAAAGTAGCCATCATAGTGACGGACGGAAGGCCCCAGGATAAGGTAGAGGATGTATCGGCAGCAGCTCGGACATCTGGGATCGAGATCTACGCAGTGGGAGTAGACAGAGCTGATATGACGTCCCTCCGCCTCATGGCCAGCCAGCCACTTGATGACCATGTTTTCTATGTGGAGACCTATGGTGTCATAGAGAAGCTCACTTCCAAATTTAGGGAAACCTTGTGTG GTTTGGATGCATGTGCTCAGGGACACAATTGTCAGCACATTTGTGTCAACAATGGCAACTCATACAACTGCAAGTGTCGTGCAGGCTATGTCTTGAACCCGGACAAGAAAACATGCTCAC GATCAGATGTATGCGCCCTTGGACATGATTGCCAGCACATTTGTGTCAACACTGATGACTCATATATCTGCAAGTGTCGTACGGGATATGTATTGAATGCAGACCAGAAAACATGCTCAC gtttagGTTTGGATGCATGTGCCCAAGGGCATGACTGCCAGCACATTTGTACCAACAATAGAAACTCTTACATCTGCAAGTGTCGAGTCGGATACGTGTTGAACATGGATCAGAAAACATGCTCAC GCTCAGATGCATGTGCTCAGGGACATGACTGCCAGCATATTTGTATCAACAATGGGGACTCATACAACTGCAAGTGTCGAGTGGGATATGTGTTGAATGCAGACCAGAAAACATGCTCAC AGGAAATGAGGGGTGAAATAACTCAAGATGCCTGCATGTGTGAAGCTCAGATTGTGTTCCAGAAAAAAGTACAGTCAACCATTCAGGAGCTGAGCAGAAAGC TTATTGAACTTTCAAACAAAGTGGACCTAATTGAGGACCAACAGCAGTATTAA
- the odc1 gene encoding ornithine decarboxylase: MNTATSNEFEFSFLEEGFCARDIVEQKINESSMTDDRDAFYVCDLGDVLKKHLRWARALPRVTPFYAVKCNDSRAVVMTLASLGAGFDCASKTEIHLVQSLGVDPSRIIYANPCKQVSQIKYASAHGVQMMTFDSEVELMKVARCHDNAKLVLRIATDDSKAVCRLSVKFGAPLKACRGLLERAKELGLDVIGVSFHVGSGCTDPETYTQAIADARCVFDMGDELGFNMDLLDIGGGFPGSDDTELKFEEITAVINPALDKYFPADTGIKVIAEPGRFYVASAYTLVVNIIAKKVIMDDESASDEEDEGTTDRTLMYYVNDGVYGSFNCILYDHAHCLPTLHKKPKPDEVMYPCSIWGPTCDGLDRIVEQCDLPDLQVGDWLVFENMGAYTVAASSTFNGFQRPDIHYVMSRPAWQHVQQICSQGMPAPAEESCLFEVPAGCGRESSLEMPTKPCQAHVV; this comes from the exons ATGAACACTGCCACATCCAACGAGTTTGAGTTCTCCTTCCTGGAGGAGGGTTTCTGTGCCCGGGATATTGTTGAGCAGAAGATTAATGAGTCATCCATGACA GATGACCGGGATGCCTTCTATGTCTGTGACTTGGGGGATGTGCTGAAGAAACATTTGCGCTGGGCAAGAGCCCTGCCTCGGGTTACGCCTTTCTATGCCGTCAAATGCAATGACAGCCGGGCTGTAGTGATGACGCTGGCATCCCTGGGAGCTGGCTTTGATTGTGCAAGCAAG ACGGAAATTCACCTGGTTCAGTCTCTGGGAGTCGATCCAAGTAGAATCATCTATGCCAACCCCTGCAAGCAAGTTTCACAGATCAAGTATGCATCTGCCCATGGGGTCCAGATGATGACCTTTGATAGCGAGGTGGAACTCATGAAAGTGGCCCGTTGTCATGACAATGCCAA GCTGGTGCTGCGCATTGCCACAGATGACTCAAAGGCAGTGTGTCGCCTGAGTGTGAAGTTTGGGGCCCCACTCAAGGCTTGTCGAGGTCTTCTGGAGCGGGCTAAAGAACTGGGCCTGGATGTGATCGGCGTCAGCTTCCACGTTGGCAGTGGCTGCACTGATCCTGAAACCTACACCCAGGCTATCGCTGACGCACGCTGTGTCTTTGATATGGGG GATGAGTTGGGCTTCAACATGGATCTGTTGGACATCGGAGGTGGTTTCCCAGGTTCAGATGATACTGAACTCAAATTTGAAGAG ATCACAGCAGTCATCAACCCAGCCCTGGACAAGTATTTCCCTGCTGACACTGGTATTAAGGTCATTGCTGAGCCAGGTCGCTTCTATGTGGCCTCTGCTTACACACTGGTTGTCAACATCATTGCCAAGAAGGTCATCATGGATGACGAGTCAGCCTCTGACG AGGAAGACGAAGGGACCACGGATAGGACTCTGATGTACTATGTCAATGATGGTGTGTACGGCTCCTTCAACTGTATTCTCTATGACCATGCTCACTGTCTGCCAACACTACATAAG AAGCCAAAGCCAGATGAGGTCATGTACCCCTGCAGTATCTGGGGCCCAACATGTGACGGCCTCGATCGCATTGTTGAGCAATGTGACCTGCCTGACCTGCAGGTGGGCGACTGGCTGGTCTTTGAGAACATGGGTGCCTACACCGTGgctgcctcctccacctttaACGGCTTCCAAAGACCTGACATTCACTATGTCATGTCCCGCCCTGCTTG GCAACATGTGCAGCAGATCTGTTCCCAGGGCATGCCAGCTCCTGCGGAGGAGTCCTGCCTGTTTGAAGTGCCAGCCGGCTGTGGTCGAGAGAGCAGCTTGGAGATGCCCACTAAGCCCTGCCAGGCCCATGTGGTTTAA
- the LOC109137147 gene encoding matrilin-3 isoform X5 yields MTSSVWALLCFIGILASGALGAREFGSDNRKIHSIRPSIPRLSPQVPPRVYERFEDIKSIEQTSDEAPSAETFQEVQLGGYTPRGFQQQGARPGANNYLTQERRRGDSGAGGTNSRFDRYQPSHQQPPANSQPLSQLQHKAAPLASWQSARNPSGSSASIRTVAATRSNCRNRPIDLVFIIDSSRSVRPAEFEKAKEFLQDMVDSLEIGSDSTRVGLVNYASTVQIEFLLKTYFDKSALKQALARVEPLASGTMTGMAIKTAMEKAFTSEAGARASSSNIAKVAIIVTDGRPQDKVEDVSAAARTSGIEIYAVGVDRADMTSLRLMASQPLDDHVFYVETYGVIEKLTSKFRETLCGLGLDACAQGHDCQHICTNNRNSYICKCRVGYVLNMDQKTCSRSDACAQGHDCQHICINNGDSYNCKCRVGYVLNADQKTCSQEMRGEITQDACMCEAQIVFQKKVQSTIQELSRKLIELSNKVDLIEDQQQY; encoded by the exons ATGACTTCATCAGTGTGGGCATTGCTCTGTTTCATTGGCATCCTGGCATCGGGAGCTCTGGGAGCACGGGAATTTGGCTCAGACAACCGGAAGATTCACTCAATTAGACCTTCGATACCACGACTGTCCCCGCAAGTCCCCCCGAGGGTCTATGAGCGCTTTGAAGATATCAAATCTATTGAACAAACCTCTGACGAAGCACCGAGTGCTGAAACCTTTCAAGAGGTCCAGCTGGGTGGTTACACACCCCGAGGCTTCCAGCAGCAGGGTGCCAGACCCGGTGCCAACAACTACCTGACGcaggagagacggagaggagacAGTGGAG CTGGTGGCACTAATTCCAGGTTTGATCGCTATCAGCCCTCCCACCAGCAGCCGCCAGCGAACAGCCAGCCGCTCTCACAGCTGCAACACAAAGCTGCACCACTTGCATCTTGGCAGTCTGCTCGAAACCCGAGTGGCTCTTCTGCATCCATCAGAACTGTTGCAG caacaAGGTCTAATTGCAGAAACCGTCCTATAGACTTGGTGTTCATCATAGACAGCTCCCGCAGTGTACGCCCTGCTGAGTTTGAGAAGGCCAAGGAGTTCCTGCAAGACATGGTGGACAGCTTAGAGATTGGCTCAGACTCCACACGAGTTGGCCTCGTCAATTATGCTAGCACAGTGCAGATTGAGTTTCTACTGAAGACGTATTTTGACAAGTCTGCCCTGAAGCAGGCTCTGGCTCGTGTTGAGCCCCTCGCTTCAGGCACCATGACCGGCATGGCCATCAAGACTGCCATGGAGAAAGCTTTCACCTCAGAGGCAGGAGCCAGAGCTAGCTCCTCGAACATTGCCAAAGTAGCCATCATAGTGACGGACGGAAGGCCCCAGGATAAGGTAGAGGATGTATCGGCAGCAGCTCGGACATCTGGGATCGAGATCTACGCAGTGGGAGTAGACAGAGCTGATATGACGTCCCTCCGCCTCATGGCCAGCCAGCCACTTGATGACCATGTTTTCTATGTGGAGACCTATGGTGTCATAGAGAAGCTCACTTCCAAATTTAGGGAAACCTTGTGTG gtttagGTTTGGATGCATGTGCCCAAGGGCATGACTGCCAGCACATTTGTACCAACAATAGAAACTCTTACATCTGCAAGTGTCGAGTCGGATACGTGTTGAACATGGATCAGAAAACATGCTCAC GCTCAGATGCATGTGCTCAGGGACATGACTGCCAGCATATTTGTATCAACAATGGGGACTCATACAACTGCAAGTGTCGAGTGGGATATGTGTTGAATGCAGACCAGAAAACATGCTCAC AGGAAATGAGGGGTGAAATAACTCAAGATGCCTGCATGTGTGAAGCTCAGATTGTGTTCCAGAAAAAAGTACAGTCAACCATTCAGGAGCTGAGCAGAAAGC TTATTGAACTTTCAAACAAAGTGGACCTAATTGAGGACCAACAGCAGTATTAA